AGTGGTGGCTTCAGGCATGGGCACAATCCGTTTCACTTGAACTGCCCGCCGCGGAAGTGTTCCGCGCCCGGTTGCCGTCGGATGACGGCTGAGTGACGTCGCTCTCAGGCTGGCCTCGATCGATACTGGGATCCACGTCGCTGCGCATCGCTGTGATGCTGTGGACGGTGCAGAGTGCACCGTGGGCTTTTGTGGGGCCGAGCAGCCCTCCGGCGTGGCCGCTCCGGCCGATTCAGCGCCCTTCTTCAGGAAGCCTGTGTCTCATGGATCAGAGTCGGCACACCGGAGGATGTCGTGGAGGGCCGGTCACCGGCGAGATTGGGACGGCATCCGCCAGGCTCAGGCCGGGAGGGGCTGTTCGGCCCAGATGGCTTTTCCCTCGCGGCTGTGTCGCGCATCCCAGCGCTCGGCGAGTTGTGCGACGAACAGCAGGCCGTGGCCGCCCTCGTCGAAGGTCCGGGCGCGGCGCATGTGAGGGGCGGTGTTGCTGGCGTCGAAGACCTCGCAGGTGAGCGAGGACTGGAGGATCAGCCGCAACTGGATGGGGGTCTTGCCGTAGTGGATCGCGTTCGTCACCAGTTCGTTGACCACGAGTTCCGTGGTGAAGGAGAGTTCCTCCAGGCCCACGCGGTCAGGCGATCACTCGTGAACGCAGGGGCCCCGGCGGTGGCCGCCGGGTGAGGACGTCGCGCAGCACGGTGCGCGGCGCGTCCGCGTCTCCTGTACGGCTCTGGATGAGGCCGTCGGTGCACAGGGCCGACAGGCTCCCTTCCGGTAGCTCGAACTGCGCCGTCTCGGAGGGGAGCCCACCCAGACCGAGGGGCGGGCCGATCGGCATCCCGGCGAAGTCCACCGACGTGGAGGCCGGCCCACCGCCCCAGGTGACCGACGGGGTTCCCGAGGCCGGCAGGACGTGACCGGCACTCGCCAGGGAGCGAGGCGAGACACCGGGTCGTGGACCGCGTACAGACAGGTGGCGCTGAGCTCACTATCATCCAGCCCCTCCTCACGCTGCAGCCGGATGACCACGTCGTCGAGGTGCGTGAGCAGTTCGTCCGGCATCAGATCGATGTCCGCGAGAGTGCGGACGGCCGTGCGCAGGTGGCCCATGGTGGCGGAGGCGTTCAGGCCGTGGCCGACGACATCGCCCACGACGAGCGCCAAGCGGGCTCCGGACAGCGATCACGTCGTACCCATCACCGTCCACGCCCGCGCGGGAGCCGCTGGGCACGTAGCGGCGCCGCGGCGCGGTCACGGAAGAACTGGACGAGCCCCAGGGTGTTTCCGCGTGCCTGCAGAGGCAGGAGTATGACCGAATGGAATCCGGGGACGCCCGGAGGCACGTCGCCTTCCGCCGCTGGGGTCCAGCATGCGGGAGCGGGGGATGTCGTCACCTGGCGCAGCAGGGGTTGCACGGTGCTCAGGACCCTTGCCGGCTTCGCCGCGAAGGCGTGTGTCCGCCCTGTGACGACGGGGGTTCCCGTCGTGGGCGGACAGCGGTGCGATGCGGCGCAGCTGAGCATGCTCCATCGTCACGGTGAGTGACCGAAAGGATGCAGGGTCAAGGGACGGCTGGACCGCGCGAGGCCCCAGCCGGGGCGAGCCCTGCCGACGGCGATCCGCTGAATGTGCAGTGTGCACCGGGCGTGCGGCGTCAACGGTCCATATTGCCGCTGGGCCCGTGCGCGTTCTGCTTGCAGTGTTGCGCATCACATCGCCGTTGGTGCCACGAATCCCCGGCGGAAGTCCACCACTCACAGGCAGGAAAATCGACATGACCGGATGGAACTGGGGTGCGGTGCCGTGCGCCGCACCCCCGAGCCGGCTCCTGACCAGCACGCCCTCCGCCGTAGGAGCCCTCCGATGAGCGGCACCGGGAGCAAGGGCGCCGGGGAGCAAGTCGAAACCCCGCACCTCGAAGCCGGGCACCTCGGTCGAGGCACGCTCGTGTCGCTCTCCCTGGCATCGTTCTTCCCGGCGGTCGGCATCGCCCTCGTCCCGACGCTGGTCCTCACCGCGACCGGGAATGCCACGGCCTGGCACGCGACGCTGCTCGCCGCCGTCTGCGTCGTGCTGATCGGACGCCCGATCATCGTGTTCGCACGCCGATTCGTCGCGACGGGCTCGCTGTACTCCTACATCTCCGAAGTCTTCGGGCCGTGGGCGCGCTACCTGACCGGAGCGGCCATGGTGAGCGGCTTCGTCTGCGGGGTCGGCGGGCTCGCCATGCTCGTCGGCCTTTTCGTGGGCAGTTTCGTGCACGGTCGTCAGGCAGACCCGACGGACCTGTCGCCCCTGGAGTTCCCCACCCAGGTCGTCATCTTCGCGCTCGCCTTCCTGATCGCGTCCGCCATCGCGTACCGCGGGCTGGACAGCTCGGTGCTCATCGTGGTCGGCCTGGCTGTGCTCTCCATCCCCTTGGTCCTCTTCATCACCATCGCCAGCGCGCGGCACACCGGTCTTCAGCTCGCCACGCAGTTCGACTTCGGCCAGTTCAGCCTGGGCTCCACGCTTCGTGGCGTCGCCATCGGCATCGCCTTCCTCGTGGGCTTCGAGAGCAGCGCGGCGCTGGCAGCCGAGACGCGTGATCCCCGGCGCAATGTTCCCGTCGCCATCATGGCGGTGCCCGTCGTGCTGGGTGCCGTCTACACCGTCGCGACGATTCTGCAGGTTCCCGGTCTCCTGCAGGCCGGCGGCCAACTGGCCGCGGGGGCATCACCACCCGCGGCCCTGGCTGTGCAGGCAGGTCTGGGAACGACCGTGGGGGCGGCCACCGACCTCGTGCTGGCAGCCGCGTGTTTCTCCTCGCTCATCGCCTTCGTCAACTACGGCACCCGATTCGCGCTGGCCATGGCCGAGGACGGACTCCTTCCGGCGTTTCTGACGCGCATCCACCCGAAGTTCCACAGCCCCCATGTGGCCATCGTGTCGCTCGCCGTCGCCTGTTTCACGTTCATCTCGGCCGCCGTGTTCCTGGTCGGCGACGTGGCATCCGCCTACAACGCCCTCACCACCTTGCTGGTGTACATATGGGCCCTGCCGTACGTGCTGATCGCCGCGGGTGCCATCGTGCTGACGCGCCGGACTGGTGAGCTTCGCCCGGGCCTGTGGATGTCCGCCGTTCTCGGCGGGGCCGCCATGGCCTGGACCTATGCGAACGGCTGGATAAACCCTCCCGCGGCCCCGGCGGATTCCATGGCGTGGATCGCTGTGGTCGCTGTCGTCGTCGTCCTCGCTCTGATCGCGCTGAGCTCTCTTCGACGCCGAGGTGCGCGGCAACCCGCGGCGGCCGAAGGCTGAGCCGCTGGTGATGGCCCGGAAGGGGCGGTGGGTGCCCAGGCACCCACCGCCCCTTCCGGGCGTCCGGCTCCGGTCTGTGCTCCGGCTCGGCGGGGGCGGGAAGGCGTGCGAAGGGGCCGCGGGCAGTGGCTTGCCCGCGGCCCCTTCGCGTCGAGAAGGTCCGCCCGAACCGGGTCCGCCCCGAGTCTGCGACGGCTGGGACGCGGTGGAGGCGCCGCCGGCGCCTCCACCGCCGTCCGGTGGCTAGCGGGAGGCCGGGACGCCGGCCGCCTCCGCGGTGGCCAGGGCGGCGACCTCGGCCGCCGCCCGTTCCCCGGCGATGACGGCACCCTCCAGCGAGCCGGCCCACCTGGGCGAGGTCTCCGAACCGGCGAAGTGCAGACGCCCGGCCGGTTCGGCGTAGCCCGGCCCGCTGGTGGTGAGGAGCCCCGGCGGCCAGGTCGGGACGCATCCCGTCGTCCAGCGCTCCTCCGTCCAGTTCATCTCGTGGTACTCGTCGGGATGGAGGGCCTCCTCGCCGAACGCACGGGCCAAGCCCGCGAGGACCGCCTCACGACGCCGGACCGGGTCGGTCGGCATAGGGTCGGGCAGATCCACACTCCTCCCGCCGTCGCCTCGCGCGAATCCGACGAGGACGCCCTGCTTCTCCCCGGGCGGCGTGTCGTCGAAGGTCAGCATCAAAGGCGCGCTGTCGCTCATGGTCGCGCCGCTGAGGCCCTGACGACGCCAGAAGGGCTCCGGATAGACCACATGGACCTTGTAGGCGTGCAGCATCGACATGCGCTCACCCATGGTCCGTTGGGGCAGCGGGAGCTGGGGATCCACACTGATGGCCGCGCGGTCGGAAGGGCTCATCGCGACCACCACGCGTCGAGCGTGATGGGTCCGGCCGGGTGTGTCGACCTCGACGTGGTCGTCGTACTGCCGGATCGCAAGGGTCGGGGAATCGAGGACGACGCGGTCTCCCAGTTCGGCGGCCATCCTCAGGCTCAGCTCGGCCGACCCGCCGGTGAACGAGCGTTCGTCGCCGCCGGAGAGAGACGCGAGGAGCGTCTCCACGCCGCCGATCGCGCGCAGATGACGGAGGACGAAGAGCAAGGACAGGTCGCCGGGCGTACCGCCGAGGGTCAGCGTGGCGATGATGGCCCACAGCGTGCGCGCCGTGGCCGACTTGGTGCTGCGGTTCACCCATGACGCGAAGGTGAGGGCGTCCAGTTCGGCCGCCTCCGGCGTCCCCAGCGCCTCGTCTCCCCGGTAGCGCTTGCCCAGGCGGTCCAGACGGAGCAAGGACCGCGCGAAGTCCGCCGAACCCAGCGGGTCGGCGGTCCACGGCATCGATCCGCTGAACTTGATCACGCGACCGCGGCGCTCGAACACCGCCTTTCCGCGCTCGTTGTGGGGCCAGGTCGACACGCCGAGCTCTTCTCCCAGCGCGATCAGCCGCTTGTACTCGGGACCGACCAGCTGGCCGCCTTCCTCCACGTACCGGCCGTTCCCGAGCCGGTGGAGCTTCGTACGCCCACCGACCCTGTCGCGGGCCTCGAGGACTCGCAGGGAGGTGATGCCCGCCTGGACGAGACGGCGTGCCGAGACGAGCCCGGACAGGCCGGCCCCCACCACGATCACGTCGACCGTAGAGTTCTCAGGTTCCATGTATTCCTCGCTCTACCCGGATCTTGTGCTTCAGTTCACCTTCGCGACCGGCTTCGCCACCGCTCTACGCCAACCCCCACCGGGTGCGGTCCGCCGGCGGTGCACTGTTCACCAGGCTCTGGGGAGGGCCCTTCGTTCTGTTCGCCGGGAATTCGGGGGCATCGACGGGCAGGCCCCCAGGAGCACGGGGTGGGTCCCCGACCCGTACTGCGGTCGGGGACCCACCCCGTGAGTGAGAAAGCGGCCTTCTCGGCGCCGGCGGCGTGCTGTGAACCGCTACTCCCTTGGGGCCTCGGCCTTCGGTTCGGCTTCTCTCCCCGTCAGGATCAGGTGCTCGATGTGCGGAGAATCGTGTTCCGAGTTTCCTTGTCCGTTCCGGCTGCCCAGCCACCCGAGCAGGAATGCCGCCGGCACGGAGATCAGGCCGGTGGTCTGGAGCGGATACCAGTTGAAGTCCGCGTCCGGGAACAGTGCGAACGAGTTACCGGAGATCGGGGGCGAGGCGATGGTGAGGGCGAGGCAGCTCAGGAGTCCGCCGTAGACGGACCACAACAGCCCTCGACGATTGA
The DNA window shown above is from Streptomyces vietnamensis and carries:
- a CDS encoding flavin monoamine oxidase family protein, which produces MEPENSTVDVIVVGAGLSGLVSARRLVQAGITSLRVLEARDRVGGRTKLHRLGNGRYVEEGGQLVGPEYKRLIALGEELGVSTWPHNERGKAVFERRGRVIKFSGSMPWTADPLGSADFARSLLRLDRLGKRYRGDEALGTPEAAELDALTFASWVNRSTKSATARTLWAIIATLTLGGTPGDLSLLFVLRHLRAIGGVETLLASLSGGDERSFTGGSAELSLRMAAELGDRVVLDSPTLAIRQYDDHVEVDTPGRTHHARRVVVAMSPSDRAAISVDPQLPLPQRTMGERMSMLHAYKVHVVYPEPFWRRQGLSGATMSDSAPLMLTFDDTPPGEKQGVLVGFARGDGGRSVDLPDPMPTDPVRRREAVLAGLARAFGEEALHPDEYHEMNWTEERWTTGCVPTWPPGLLTTSGPGYAEPAGRLHFAGSETSPRWAGSLEGAVIAGERAAAEVAALATAEAAGVPASR
- a CDS encoding APC family permease, with amino-acid sequence MSGTGSKGAGEQVETPHLEAGHLGRGTLVSLSLASFFPAVGIALVPTLVLTATGNATAWHATLLAAVCVVLIGRPIIVFARRFVATGSLYSYISEVFGPWARYLTGAAMVSGFVCGVGGLAMLVGLFVGSFVHGRQADPTDLSPLEFPTQVVIFALAFLIASAIAYRGLDSSVLIVVGLAVLSIPLVLFITIASARHTGLQLATQFDFGQFSLGSTLRGVAIGIAFLVGFESSAALAAETRDPRRNVPVAIMAVPVVLGAVYTVATILQVPGLLQAGGQLAAGASPPAALAVQAGLGTTVGAATDLVLAAACFSSLIAFVNYGTRFALAMAEDGLLPAFLTRIHPKFHSPHVAIVSLAVACFTFISAAVFLVGDVASAYNALTTLLVYIWALPYVLIAAGAIVLTRRTGELRPGLWMSAVLGGAAMAWTYANGWINPPAAPADSMAWIAVVAVVVVLALIALSSLRRRGARQPAAAEG
- a CDS encoding SpoIIE family protein phosphatase encodes the protein MPIGPPLGLGGLPSETAQFELPEGSLSALCTDGLIQSRTGDADAPRTVLRDVLTRRPPPGPLRSRVIA
- a CDS encoding ATP-binding protein; its protein translation is MGLEELSFTTELVVNELVTNAIHYGKTPIQLRLILQSSLTCEVFDASNTAPHMRRARTFDEGGHGLLFVAQLAERWDARHSREGKAIWAEQPLPA